Proteins co-encoded in one Amaranthus tricolor cultivar Red isolate AtriRed21 chromosome 7, ASM2621246v1, whole genome shotgun sequence genomic window:
- the LOC130818184 gene encoding 3-phosphoinositide-dependent protein kinase 2 encodes MLEVVRGDGEKMEQEFDSKMRIQDESSNNGNCNGGIQRGKSFQFRAPQENFTVEDFELGKIYGVGSYSKVVRARKKDTGVVYALKIMDKKFITKENKTAYVKLERIVLDQLDHPGIVRLFFTFQDTFSLYMALESCEGGELFDQITRKGRLSEKEARFYAAEVVDALEYIHGLGLIHRDIKPENLLLTSDGHIKIADFGSVKPMQDSSITVLPNAASDDKACTFVGTAAYVPPEVLNSSPATFGNDLWALGCTLYQMLSGTSPFKDASEWLIFQKIIARDVKFPDYFSEEAKDLIDQLLSIDPSKRPGAGPEGYRALRGHPFFHGVDWAKLRDLPPPKLVKEPRAHSGGADTSQDPWNPVHVGDGTSKQNDVNSGTSSSTEGTSHITRLASIDSFDSKWQQFLEPGESVLMISMVKKIQKLSSKKVQLILTNKPKLIYVDPSKLMVKGNIIWSDNSNDLNLQVSSPSHFKICTPKKVMSFEDPKQRAWQWKKAIEGLQNR; translated from the exons ATGTTGGAAGTTGTTAGAGGAGACGGAGAAAAAATGGAGCAAGAATTTGATTCAAAGATGAGGATTCAAGATGAATCATCTAACAATGGCAATTGTAATGGTGGTATTCAAAGAGGCAAGAGTTTTCAATTCAGGGCTCCCCAGGAAAATTTTACTGTTGAAGATTTTGAATTGGGCAAGATCTATGGTGTTGGTTCTTATTCTAAG GTTGTGCGGGCAAGAAAGAAGGATACGGGCGTTGTTTATGCTCTGAAGATAATGGATAAAAAGTTCATCACCAAGGAAAACAAGACTGCTTATGTAAAGTTGGAAAGAATTGTTCTTGATCAATTGGATCATCCTGGCATTGTTCGGCTGTTCTTTACTTTTCAAGATACCTTTTCTCTAT ATATGGCCCTTGAATCATGTGAAGGCGGGGAGCTTTTTGATCAGATAACGAGG AAAGGCCGTTTGTCTGAAAAGGAAGCCCGCTTTTACGCTGCCGAAGTTGTGGATGCTCTGGAGTATATTCATGGTTTGGGTTTGATTCACCGAGACATTAAG CCCGAGAACTTGTTGCTTACCTCTGATGGTCATATCAAGATTGCTGATTTTGGTAGTGTTAAACCTATGCAAGATAGTAGCATCACAGTTCTCCCAAATGCTGCATCAG ATGACAAGGCTTGCACTTTTGTGGGAACGGCAGCATATGTGCCTCCAGAGGTCTTGAATTCTTCACCTGCTACATTTGG AAACGATTTGTGGGCGCTTGGTTGCACCTTGTACCAGATGCTTTCAGGAACCTCACCTTTCAAAGATGCAAGTGAATGGCTGATTTTCCAAAAAATTATTGCGAGAGATGTCAAATTTCCAGATTATTTCTCTGAGGAGGCAAAGGATCTCATTGATCAGTTGTTG TCTATAGATCCAAGCAAAAGACCTGGAGCTGGACCCGAGGGATATCGTGCTCTCAGAGGTCATCCTTTTTTTCATGGAGTTGATTGGGCGAAGTTACGGGACCTTCCCCCACCTAAGCTTGTCAAGGAACCTAGG GCTCACTCTGGAGGAGCCGATACTTCCCAGGATCCATGGAATCCCGTACATGTCGGAGATGGTACGTCAAAGCAAAATGATGTGAACAGTGGTACCTCGTCATCCACGGAAGGAACTAGTCACATAACGAGACTTGCATCAATAGACtcttttgattcaaaatg GCAGCAGTTCTTGGAACCTGGTGAATCTGTTCTCATGATCTCGATGGTTAAGAAAATTCAGAAGTTATCGAGCAAGAAGGTGCAGCTTATTCTTACGAACAAACCAAAATTGATCTACGTCGATCCATCAAAATTGATGGTAAAGGGGAATATAATTTGGTCTGATAATTCTAATGATTTGAATCTACAAGTATCGAGTCCTTCTCATTTTAAGATATGCACG CCCAAAAAGGTGATGTCATTTGAAGACCCGAAGCAAAGAGCGTGGCAATGGAAGAAAGCCATTGAAGGACTTCAAAACCGGTGA